From a region of the Desulfovibrio litoralis DSM 11393 genome:
- a CDS encoding IrmA family protein — translation MRISFVVGVLCTFLVVSNCYAIDIWHSDNGYHQGYNIYTLTLDAQDVLFEPSIEGGIEKIELFVDAYDVKDQLIYSGILNVRPFADCQATRTTIIYLETEEEVQKMLIRKASAIINDKRVDLLKTSVGLSVKESPLKDAINIVIVDQSQQIPTQNPTQNTKPKGQKNTSQTASQTPIQQNLSPQQIDDIARAMMIEGQIFGKVSVCYPILGTEPEVKAITEGYVQFYKSKYSQQILKQTLNLFQIGFAMGEQEQKKQGDRGCTQVFDQFQQMANVIGYQIPQ, via the coding sequence ATGCGTATTTCATTCGTTGTAGGTGTTTTATGTACATTTTTAGTTGTTTCAAACTGTTACGCCATTGACATTTGGCATTCTGATAATGGATACCATCAGGGATACAATATTTATACTTTGACTCTTGATGCTCAGGATGTTCTTTTTGAGCCCAGTATTGAGGGTGGTATTGAAAAAATTGAACTTTTTGTTGATGCCTATGATGTTAAAGATCAACTGATTTATAGTGGTATTCTTAATGTGAGACCATTTGCAGACTGTCAGGCTACACGAACGACAATCATATATTTGGAAACAGAGGAAGAAGTCCAAAAAATGCTTATCCGTAAAGCGAGTGCTATTATAAATGATAAGCGTGTTGACTTATTAAAAACATCAGTGGGACTCTCAGTGAAGGAAAGTCCGCTGAAAGATGCGATAAATATTGTTATTGTTGATCAATCACAACAGATACCGACACAAAATCCTACTCAGAATACTAAACCAAAAGGACAAAAAAATACTTCACAGACGGCTTCTCAAACTCCTATACAACAAAATTTATCTCCTCAGCAAATTGACGACATTGCTCGGGCTATGATGATAGAAGGACAAATATTTGGTAAAGTCTCTGTTTGCTATCCTATTCTTGGAACTGAACCTGAGGTAAAAGCAATAACGGAAGGCTATGTTCAATTTTATAAGTCAAAATACAGTCAACAAATATTAAAACAAACTCTGAATTTATTTCAAATAGGCTTCGCTATGGGCGAGCAAGAACAGAAAAAGCAAGGAGACCGTGGATGCACACAGGTCTTTGACCAATTCCAACAAATGGCGAATGTCATAGGCTATCAAATCCCACAGTAA